In the Arachis ipaensis cultivar K30076 chromosome B10, Araip1.1, whole genome shotgun sequence genome, one interval contains:
- the LOC107620018 gene encoding basic form of pathogenesis-related protein 1-like: MNRTLNTMTFNVCNHRTSFPFRAKRMKRLLKISLMVISFVSIIPSCLLSQNFPKDYLVGHNAARAEVGVTPLKWDKQLESHAHEFVNEHIANCRGLMSTPPEFYSGIYGQNLGYSPFRGTAASAVAYWVEQKRKYEPKSNKCIDGNPDTCHCYVQVVWGTSTYLGCARVDNTNGRFTWKWSTNLARLCQATKIKYERRTETATPCQKVCQLRESIRRGK; this comes from the exons ATGAATCGGACACTAAACACAATGACATTTAATGTTTGCAATCATCGAACTTCTTTTCCCTTTAGAGCTAAGAGAATGAAAAGGTTGTTGAAGATTTCGTTGATGGTAATAAGTTTCGTAAGCATTATTCCATCGTGTTTATTGAGTCAAAATTTTCCAAAGGACTATCTTGTAGGTCATAATGCTGCACGTGCTGAAGTTGGAGTTACGCCATTGAAGTGGGACAAACAACTAGAATCACATGCTCATGAGTTTGTGAATGAACATATTGCAAATTGTAGAGGACTAATGTCTACGCCGCCTGAGTTTTATAGTGGTATCTACGGCCAAAACTTAGGATATAGTCCGTTTCGTGGTACAGCAGCATCTGCAGTGGCGTATTGGGTAGAACAGAAACGAAAGTATGAGCCCAAATCTAACAAATGCATTGATGGTAACCCTGACACTTGTCATTGCTACGTTCAAGTTGTTTGGGGTACATCAACTTATTTAGGTTGCGCAAGAG TTGACAATACCAATGGAAGATTCACGTGGAAGTGGTCCACGAACTTGGCAAGACTATGCCAAGCAACAAAGATAAAATATGAGCGAAGAACAGAGACAGCAACACCTTGTCAGAAAGTGTGTCAGTTACGAGAGAGTATTAGACGAGGAAAATAA